The Nitriliruptor alkaliphilus DSM 45188 genome includes a region encoding these proteins:
- the glmM gene encoding phosphoglucosamine mutase: MGRIFGTDGIRGKANVDLTPELAISVGRALGTVLHEGGSKRPTVLIGRDPRWSGEMLDAALIAGLTSAGADAVSVSVVPTPAVAYLTKRSAAAAGVMISASHNPVGDNGIKIFGPDGYKLSDEEEERLEELMDSDAARRPTGTGVGRRLRDPAAVSRYIEHIVGLAHVDLTGLRVVVDGANGAASSIAPQVYRQLGAEVITIHCTPDGENINAACGSTYPDVIAQAVLAHDADAGISHDGDADRLIAATHEGAEIDGDVILAVLARQMHHQGTLAENAVATTVMTNLGFKRAMAGLGVEVVETAVGDRYVLEAMRERGLNLGGEQSGHLIALDHATTGDGILSAVQLLSVVRSTGASLKELATVMTRLPQVLVNVRGVDRAGLPDADAIWEVVRSEEERLGDGGRVLLRPSGTEPIVRVMAEAETEDDAQRAVDVIADAVRDHLTV, encoded by the coding sequence GTGGGACGCATCTTCGGGACCGACGGGATCCGCGGGAAGGCCAACGTCGATCTGACGCCCGAGCTCGCCATCAGCGTCGGTCGTGCCCTCGGTACGGTCCTGCACGAAGGCGGCAGCAAGCGGCCGACCGTGCTCATCGGCCGTGACCCACGCTGGTCGGGCGAGATGCTCGACGCCGCGCTGATCGCCGGCCTGACATCCGCCGGTGCGGACGCCGTCTCGGTCAGCGTCGTCCCGACGCCCGCGGTCGCCTACCTGACCAAGCGCTCCGCGGCCGCGGCAGGTGTGATGATCTCGGCGTCGCACAACCCCGTCGGTGACAACGGCATCAAGATCTTCGGTCCGGACGGCTACAAGCTCAGCGACGAGGAGGAGGAACGCCTCGAGGAGCTGATGGACTCGGACGCCGCACGACGCCCCACCGGGACGGGCGTCGGACGTCGGTTGCGCGACCCCGCGGCCGTCAGCCGCTACATCGAGCACATCGTCGGGCTCGCCCACGTCGACCTGACGGGCCTCCGCGTGGTCGTGGACGGTGCCAACGGAGCGGCGTCGTCGATCGCCCCACAGGTCTACCGGCAGCTCGGTGCCGAGGTCATCACCATCCACTGCACCCCCGACGGTGAGAACATCAACGCCGCGTGCGGGTCGACCTACCCCGACGTCATCGCCCAGGCGGTGCTCGCCCACGACGCCGACGCCGGCATCAGCCACGACGGTGACGCCGACCGGCTCATCGCTGCGACCCACGAGGGTGCCGAGATCGACGGCGACGTGATCCTCGCCGTCCTCGCTCGCCAGATGCACCACCAGGGGACCCTCGCGGAGAACGCGGTCGCGACCACCGTCATGACCAACCTCGGGTTCAAACGGGCCATGGCCGGGCTCGGCGTCGAGGTCGTCGAGACGGCCGTCGGCGACCGCTACGTCCTCGAGGCGATGCGCGAGCGCGGCCTGAACCTCGGCGGTGAGCAGTCGGGCCACCTCATCGCGCTCGATCACGCCACCACCGGTGACGGGATCCTGTCCGCCGTGCAGTTGCTGTCGGTGGTGCGCTCCACGGGCGCCTCGCTCAAGGAGCTGGCGACGGTCATGACCCGGCTGCCGCAGGTGCTGGTCAACGTGCGTGGCGTGGACCGGGCGGGCCTGCCCGACGCGGATGCGATCTGGGAGGTGGTCCGTTCCGAAGAGGAACGCCTCGGCGACGGCGGCAGGGTGCTGTTGCGGCCGTCGGGGACCGAACCGATCGTGCGGGTCATGGCGGAAGCCGAGACCGAGGACGACGCCCAGCGTGCCGTCGACGTCATCGCGGACGCGGTCCGCGACCACCTCACCGTCTGA
- a CDS encoding S8 family serine peptidase produces MQRTFVSFGTAALLAASLLVPVAASAAPDETPADRPPTPPPVAAEDFDYGEGVAPREYFVRLAAPPAVANTEDGPGRSASARDRGDGSVEFDGRSAEARRYRGQLVEAQVEVATTGAERTVGRQLDIAGSFTVVNNGFATEMTPAEARRLATLTEVTWIQQALEYELHTDRGPGFVGARGPVWDRPADGLATGDALGEGVVVGVIDTGINPSSPSFAAVSADGYEHQNPRGAGNYVGSCDPTNVPGGPGEGVALVDYGIFTPDGAHYDEDLAALCNDKLIGMWGYNSVTGSPIDYNGHGSHTAGTAAGGFADGVSANTGEAQIGGNLFDVAGVAPRANIIAYNACCSMIGLVTAIDQAVVDGVDVINFSIGATSPTPNLLQDPLTVGFLLARHAGVHVANSAGNSGPNPATVGSPSDAPWLTSVASSTHDRLALNELTDLTDATGSTLPSIEGKGVSDALEEPTPLVYAGDFGNRLCLPDVWEPGTFDGQIVVCDRGETGRVDKSVRAAAAGAAGFVLANDAANSGSVAGSLNGDSFPIPGVHVTYDDGVALKAWMAAADEPTATIAGTRFDVDDRWGDIVSVFSSRGPNVNDASVMVPQVTAPGMDILAPYGADDSTEYQFISGTSMSSPHVAGAFALLVDGFEGALSPAEAQSALQLTARRDVTKTDGTTAADPYDVGSGHIDVAAALATGIVMEQPTQGYIDAVVAGDSSALNLASMAEGQCISVCSWERTFTGAPGTGTVAWTASTQADGFGLTVEPVAFTLSEGESVTVTVTADVAGLPAFEDRFGSLELTPADGSVAPAHLPAIVRAAPFGGPERIELTSDGYEDADTVTYTAADAPDLQVGVDGLVPGDILDLEVPQDPTPNAPYDDLSHVVVEWVEVPEDALRLVASVTETTSPDIDLYVGLDADGDGVPAASEQLCAAASAGSDETCELTDPSPGSYWILVQNWEASAAGVDPVELVTAVVPAGDAGNLSADAPASVGARETFDIDLAWDLAPPATRWFGQLTLGSSAQTPQELRVPIDLVVELPAPVADAGGPYRTSPGQWVTLDGTGSSGDIASYVWDLSELGQPDATGPSPRVRVRQPGTYTVTLTVTDTLGRSATDTGQIVVGPPGRGSGG; encoded by the coding sequence GTGCAACGCACCTTCGTATCGTTCGGGACCGCGGCCCTGCTCGCCGCGTCCCTCCTCGTCCCAGTGGCCGCGTCGGCCGCTCCGGACGAGACCCCCGCGGACCGGCCACCGACCCCGCCGCCGGTCGCCGCGGAGGACTTCGACTACGGCGAGGGTGTCGCACCGCGTGAGTACTTCGTCCGCCTCGCTGCTCCGCCGGCGGTCGCCAACACCGAGGACGGCCCCGGCCGCAGCGCGTCCGCCCGGGACCGGGGCGACGGCAGCGTCGAGTTCGACGGCCGCTCCGCCGAGGCCCGTCGCTACCGCGGCCAGCTCGTCGAGGCCCAGGTCGAGGTCGCCACGACGGGGGCCGAGCGCACCGTCGGTCGCCAGCTGGACATCGCCGGCAGTTTCACCGTGGTCAACAACGGCTTCGCGACCGAGATGACCCCCGCCGAGGCCCGTCGCCTGGCCACCCTGACCGAGGTCACCTGGATCCAGCAGGCCCTCGAGTACGAGCTGCACACCGACCGTGGCCCCGGCTTCGTCGGGGCCCGGGGGCCGGTCTGGGACCGGCCCGCCGATGGGCTCGCCACCGGTGACGCGCTCGGCGAGGGCGTCGTCGTGGGCGTCATCGACACCGGCATCAACCCCTCCAGCCCGTCGTTCGCCGCCGTGTCCGCCGACGGCTACGAGCACCAGAACCCGCGCGGGGCGGGCAACTACGTGGGGAGCTGCGACCCGACCAACGTGCCCGGTGGGCCCGGCGAGGGCGTGGCCCTCGTCGACTACGGCATCTTCACCCCCGACGGTGCCCACTACGACGAGGACCTCGCCGCCCTCTGCAACGACAAGCTCATCGGCATGTGGGGCTACAACTCGGTCACCGGCAGCCCGATCGACTACAACGGCCACGGGTCCCACACCGCCGGCACCGCTGCCGGTGGCTTCGCCGACGGGGTGTCCGCCAACACCGGTGAGGCGCAGATCGGGGGCAACCTCTTCGACGTGGCCGGCGTCGCCCCGCGGGCGAACATCATCGCCTACAACGCCTGCTGCAGCATGATCGGGCTGGTCACCGCCATCGACCAGGCCGTGGTCGACGGGGTCGACGTCATCAACTTCTCGATCGGTGCGACCTCCCCGACGCCGAACCTGCTGCAGGACCCGCTGACGGTCGGCTTCCTGCTCGCCCGGCACGCGGGTGTCCACGTCGCCAACTCGGCCGGCAACTCGGGACCCAACCCGGCCACCGTCGGCAGCCCGTCGGACGCCCCGTGGCTGACGTCGGTGGCCTCGTCCACCCACGACCGGTTGGCGCTGAACGAACTGACCGACCTGACCGATGCGACGGGCAGCACGCTGCCGTCGATCGAGGGCAAGGGCGTCTCGGACGCGCTCGAGGAGCCGACCCCGCTGGTGTACGCGGGCGACTTCGGTAACCGCCTGTGCCTCCCCGACGTGTGGGAACCGGGCACCTTCGACGGGCAGATCGTCGTCTGTGACCGCGGCGAGACCGGACGCGTCGACAAGTCGGTCCGGGCGGCCGCCGCCGGCGCGGCCGGGTTCGTGCTCGCCAACGACGCCGCCAACAGCGGGTCCGTGGCCGGTTCGTTGAACGGTGACTCGTTCCCGATCCCGGGTGTGCACGTGACCTATGACGACGGGGTCGCGCTGAAGGCCTGGATGGCTGCGGCGGACGAGCCGACCGCGACGATCGCGGGGACACGGTTCGACGTCGACGACCGTTGGGGCGACATCGTCTCGGTCTTCAGCTCGCGCGGACCGAACGTCAACGACGCGAGCGTCATGGTGCCGCAGGTCACCGCACCGGGGATGGACATCCTCGCCCCGTACGGTGCCGACGACTCGACCGAGTACCAGTTCATCTCGGGGACCTCGATGTCGTCGCCGCACGTGGCAGGGGCGTTCGCGCTCCTCGTGGACGGGTTCGAGGGGGCGCTGTCGCCGGCCGAGGCGCAGTCCGCGCTGCAGCTGACCGCACGACGCGACGTGACCAAGACCGACGGCACCACGGCCGCGGACCCGTACGACGTCGGCAGCGGCCACATCGATGTGGCCGCCGCACTGGCCACCGGCATCGTGATGGAGCAGCCCACCCAGGGTTACATCGACGCGGTCGTGGCCGGGGACAGCTCGGCGCTGAACCTGGCCTCGATGGCCGAGGGCCAGTGCATCAGCGTGTGCTCGTGGGAGCGGACCTTCACCGGCGCTCCCGGTACCGGCACGGTCGCCTGGACCGCCTCGACCCAGGCCGACGGCTTCGGCCTGACGGTCGAGCCCGTCGCGTTCACCCTGTCGGAGGGCGAGTCCGTGACGGTCACCGTGACCGCTGACGTGGCGGGTCTGCCGGCCTTCGAGGACCGGTTCGGCTCGCTGGAGCTGACCCCGGCCGACGGCAGCGTCGCCCCCGCGCACCTGCCGGCCATCGTCCGGGCCGCGCCCTTCGGCGGTCCCGAGCGGATCGAGCTCACCTCGGACGGCTACGAGGACGCCGACACGGTGACCTACACCGCCGCGGACGCCCCCGACCTGCAGGTCGGCGTCGACGGCCTCGTGCCCGGGGACATCCTCGACCTCGAGGTGCCCCAGGACCCGACGCCGAACGCCCCGTACGACGACCTGTCGCACGTGGTCGTGGAGTGGGTCGAGGTGCCCGAGGACGCCTTGCGGCTGGTGGCGTCCGTGACGGAGACGACCTCACCGGACATCGACCTGTACGTCGGGCTCGACGCCGACGGTGACGGCGTCCCGGCAGCGAGCGAGCAGCTGTGTGCGGCGGCGTCCGCCGGGTCGGACGAGACCTGCGAGCTGACCGATCCGAGCCCGGGCAGCTACTGGATCCTGGTGCAGAACTGGGAGGCCAGCGCCGCCGGCGTGGACCCGGTCGAGCTCGTCACGGCCGTCGTCCCGGCCGGCGACGCGGGCAACCTGTCGGCGGACGCACCCGCGTCGGTCGGCGCTCGGGAGACCTTCGACATCGACCTCGCCTGGGACCTCGCGCCGCCTGCGACGCGGTGGTTCGGCCAGCTGACCCTCGGCTCGTCGGCGCAAACACCGCAGGAGCTGCGGGTGCCGATCGACCTCGTCGTCGAGCTGCCGGCTCCCGTGGCCGATGCCGGTGGCCCGTACCGGACCTCGCCCGGGCAGTGGGTGACGCTGGACGGCACCGGGTCGTCCGGGGACATCGCCAGCTACGTCTGGGACCTGTCCGAGCTCGGACAGCCCGACGCGACGGGGCCCTCGCCCCGCGTCCGGGTCCGCCAGCCGGGGACGTACACGGTGACCCTGACCGTCACCGACACGCTCGGTCGCAGCGCCACGGACACCGGGCAGATCGTGGTCGGACCCCCGGGCCGCGGGTCCGGCGGGTGA
- the rplM gene encoding 50S ribosomal protein L13, whose translation MRTYSPSAKDIDRAWFVVDAEGQSLGRLATRIAGVLRGKHKPTFAPHLDVGDFVIVVNAEKVTLKGSKLEQKLYHRHSGYPGGLTSVPFLTMLDKKPTEVVERAVFGMLPKNKLGRAMGKKLKVYAGPTHPHEAQAPQPLPDHV comes from the coding sequence ATGCGCACCTACAGCCCGAGCGCCAAGGACATCGATCGCGCGTGGTTCGTGGTCGACGCCGAGGGTCAGTCCCTCGGTCGTCTCGCCACCCGGATCGCCGGCGTCCTGCGCGGCAAGCACAAGCCGACCTTCGCCCCCCACCTCGACGTGGGCGACTTCGTCATCGTCGTCAACGCCGAGAAGGTGACGCTGAAGGGCAGCAAGCTCGAGCAGAAGCTCTACCACCGTCACTCCGGCTACCCGGGTGGTCTCACCTCGGTGCCGTTCCTGACGATGCTCGACAAGAAGCCGACCGAGGTCGTCGAGCGCGCCGTCTTCGGCATGCTCCCCAAGAACAAGCTCGGCCGGGCGATGGGCAAGAAGCTCAAGGTCTACGCCGGTCCGACCCACCCGCACGAGGCGCAGGCTCCCCAGCCGCTGCCCGACCACGTCTGA
- a CDS encoding S-layer homology domain-containing protein has translation MRRNAARRLSALTTSLLLTAGLLAPAAASAAPTASSAAVFGERGSAFADGPSARTSSNHPIVVRDLSDACPPGRVPPAGFTDVTSGYAFAGAIDCLVWYGITQGKTATTYAPGESVTRRQMAVFIHRMLDDLIVLPDPPARSRFNDVPATGEVGIAVNTLASDELAEMLGVRIVGGKTATTYAPNDRVTRAQMGSFIARTMEGVFHATGVEIIDRGRCDNVFSDEARIPQAHLANVKLLCAAGVVTGRTDGTYGPAADVNRGQMSAFLMRLMDIFVDDRVGITVPPDRFAEVHVDRGDGAAACSDAGRDGSSAEPFCTIQEGVDRAREMDGYVVDVMVRGRGWQRSYGGDVTLDSGSAFAVNLVNTALPTHVDEETAEDLVYVDGDLTITGADQRAYNAVYGVVLDGGSGTGVTVETPGTAEILVSGAFGHTGLAVDQTGRTLVVGSMVWGRDVGIDLIRTTLSGTGTDIQGSLIYEPFHEDAAFLRAPAGASGIDAILNGWRATNGFVSDDSYPDPAATKLETIDGRRAIVPA, from the coding sequence ATGCGACGCAACGCTGCGCGCCGCCTGAGCGCGCTGACCACCTCGCTGCTGCTGACCGCCGGGCTGCTCGCGCCCGCGGCGGCGTCCGCAGCGCCGACCGCGAGCTCCGCTGCCGTCTTCGGTGAGCGCGGCTCGGCGTTCGCCGACGGGCCGTCGGCGCGGACATCCTCGAACCATCCGATCGTGGTCCGCGATCTGTCGGACGCGTGCCCGCCCGGGCGGGTGCCGCCGGCGGGCTTCACCGACGTGACCTCGGGCTACGCGTTCGCTGGGGCCATCGACTGTCTGGTCTGGTACGGGATCACGCAGGGCAAGACCGCCACGACCTACGCGCCAGGTGAGAGCGTCACCCGCCGGCAGATGGCGGTGTTCATCCACCGGATGCTCGACGACCTGATCGTCCTCCCGGACCCACCGGCTCGGTCGCGGTTCAACGACGTGCCGGCCACCGGTGAGGTCGGCATCGCGGTCAACACCCTGGCGTCCGACGAGCTCGCGGAGATGCTCGGTGTGCGCATCGTCGGCGGCAAGACGGCGACGACCTACGCGCCCAACGACCGGGTCACCCGGGCCCAGATGGGCTCGTTCATCGCGCGTACCATGGAAGGGGTGTTCCACGCCACCGGGGTCGAGATCATCGACCGTGGACGCTGCGACAACGTCTTCTCCGACGAGGCACGGATCCCGCAGGCGCACCTGGCCAACGTCAAGCTGTTGTGTGCCGCCGGGGTCGTCACCGGGCGTACCGATGGCACCTACGGGCCGGCGGCGGACGTCAACCGCGGCCAGATGTCGGCGTTCCTGATGCGCTTGATGGACATCTTCGTCGACGACAGGGTCGGCATCACCGTCCCGCCGGACCGCTTCGCCGAGGTCCACGTCGACCGTGGTGACGGGGCGGCGGCGTGCAGCGACGCGGGCCGCGATGGGTCGTCCGCCGAGCCGTTCTGCACCATCCAGGAGGGTGTCGACCGGGCGCGCGAGATGGACGGCTACGTCGTGGACGTGATGGTGCGAGGGCGTGGTTGGCAACGGAGCTACGGCGGGGATGTGACGCTCGACTCGGGGTCCGCGTTCGCGGTGAACCTCGTGAACACCGCGCTCCCGACGCACGTCGACGAGGAGACCGCGGAGGACCTGGTCTACGTGGACGGTGACCTCACGATCACGGGCGCGGACCAGCGGGCGTACAACGCGGTCTACGGCGTGGTGCTCGACGGAGGGTCGGGGACCGGGGTCACGGTCGAGACGCCGGGTACCGCCGAGATCCTGGTCTCGGGTGCGTTCGGTCACACCGGTCTGGCCGTGGATCAGACCGGTCGGACGCTCGTGGTCGGCAGCATGGTGTGGGGTCGTGACGTGGGCATCGACCTGATCCGGACGACGCTGTCCGGTACCGGGACCGACATCCAGGGGTCGCTGATCTACGAGCCTTTCCACGAGGACGCCGCGTTCTTGCGGGCCCCAGCCGGCGCGAGCGGGATCGATGCGATCCTGAACGGGTGGCGGGCCACCAACGGCTTCGTCAGCGACGACTCGTACCCGGACCCGGCTGCGACGAAGCTGGAGACCATCGACGGTCGTCGCGCGATCGTGCCGGCCTGA
- a CDS encoding SDR family oxidoreductase, producing MITDLQGASALVCGASSGLGLATARALAALGADLHLTARRGELLEREADGLRRDHSVRVATSVLDLADPPALKEMLASVADDPPNIVVIGGGGPPPMTVSDLDLGELDAAYRSLLRPAATIAASLAPAMAARGGGVLVFITSSGVKEPIDGLVSSNIFRAGVTALAKCTATEFAARGVRSLCVAPGRIATERVAALDGARAERTGTAVEDVQEASIASIPAGRYGDPDEFGEMVALLCTPAAAYVTGVTISIDGGKSTGLLA from the coding sequence ATGATCACTGACCTCCAAGGGGCGTCCGCGCTCGTGTGCGGCGCTTCGTCCGGTCTCGGGCTCGCGACCGCGCGTGCACTCGCTGCGCTCGGCGCCGATCTCCATCTGACGGCTCGCCGCGGTGAGCTGCTCGAGCGAGAAGCGGACGGGTTGCGTCGAGATCACTCGGTGCGAGTCGCGACCTCGGTCCTCGACCTGGCGGACCCGCCGGCGCTGAAGGAGATGCTCGCGAGCGTTGCGGACGACCCGCCGAACATCGTCGTCATCGGCGGCGGGGGTCCGCCGCCGATGACCGTTTCGGACCTCGATCTCGGCGAACTCGACGCTGCGTACCGATCGCTCCTGCGTCCGGCCGCAACGATCGCCGCGTCGCTGGCGCCAGCGATGGCCGCCCGCGGTGGTGGCGTGTTGGTCTTCATCACCTCGTCGGGTGTCAAAGAACCGATCGATGGCCTCGTGAGCTCCAACATCTTCCGCGCTGGTGTGACGGCCCTCGCCAAGTGCACCGCGACCGAGTTCGCGGCACGGGGTGTCCGGTCACTGTGTGTCGCTCCGGGACGCATCGCCACGGAGCGCGTCGCCGCGCTCGATGGAGCGCGAGCTGAGCGGACGGGCACCGCGGTGGAGGACGTGCAGGAGGCGTCCATCGCCTCCATCCCTGCTGGTCGGTACGGCGACCCGGACGAGTTCGGGGAGATGGTCGCCCTGCTCTGCACGCCGGCGGCCGCCTACGTCACCGGGGTGACCATCTCCATCGACGGTGGGAAGAGCACGGGCCTGCTGGCTTGA
- a CDS encoding ABC transporter permease, translated as MTSQQQDQTRVVPARPGDDGVDERHVATEERARRWKRTLTTPEVGVAIVIVLLSIGIAALNPAFLNTTNLFNLLRAMSITGILAVGMTFVIVSGELDLSVGSVLAFSSLAAVMLLPAGPGLVTLVVAVLVGALTAAVSATIVTRLGVNSFIVTLGMLSVARGLGLMLSEGLPQSTPPVIRWIGQARWGPVPAQVLILAVVVVIGQYVLRRTVFGEQVQAVGDNREAARLSGIPVARVKTACFLILGCLAGLAGMIRAGQLAVAEPNAAQGIELDVIAAVVIGGASLFGGRGSVIGAVLGATLLAVLRNAFVLLNLSNFLQVVSIGVVIILAVVFDRFRSGRTLA; from the coding sequence GTGACGTCGCAGCAGCAGGACCAGACCCGTGTCGTGCCCGCCCGTCCTGGCGACGACGGCGTCGACGAGCGCCACGTCGCCACCGAGGAACGTGCCCGCCGGTGGAAGCGGACGCTGACCACACCGGAGGTCGGGGTCGCGATCGTCATCGTGCTGTTGTCGATCGGCATCGCGGCCCTCAACCCCGCTTTCCTCAACACGACGAACCTGTTCAACCTCCTGCGGGCGATGTCGATCACCGGGATCCTCGCCGTCGGGATGACGTTCGTCATCGTGAGTGGGGAACTGGACCTGTCCGTCGGGTCGGTCCTCGCGTTCTCCTCGCTGGCTGCGGTGATGCTGTTACCAGCAGGCCCCGGTCTGGTCACGCTCGTCGTCGCGGTGCTCGTCGGCGCGCTCACGGCTGCGGTGTCCGCCACGATCGTGACGCGGCTCGGCGTGAACTCCTTCATCGTCACGTTGGGCATGCTCTCCGTCGCGCGGGGTCTCGGGCTCATGCTCTCCGAGGGCCTGCCGCAGTCGACACCGCCGGTCATCCGCTGGATCGGGCAGGCCCGGTGGGGGCCCGTGCCGGCACAGGTCCTCATCCTGGCCGTCGTCGTCGTGATCGGTCAGTACGTCCTGCGTCGGACGGTCTTCGGGGAGCAGGTGCAGGCAGTGGGCGACAACCGTGAGGCGGCTCGACTGAGCGGGATCCCGGTCGCCCGGGTCAAGACCGCCTGCTTCCTGATCCTGGGTTGTCTGGCCGGGTTGGCGGGCATGATCCGTGCCGGGCAGCTCGCCGTGGCAGAACCCAACGCCGCACAGGGCATCGAACTCGATGTCATCGCTGCGGTCGTCATCGGAGGTGCGAGCCTCTTCGGTGGTCGCGGGTCGGTCATCGGCGCGGTGCTCGGCGCCACGCTGCTGGCGGTCCTGCGCAACGCGTTCGTACTCCTGAACCTGTCGAACTTCCTCCAGGTGGTCAGCATCGGCGTCGTCATCATCCTGGCGGTGGTGTTCGACCGGTTCCGGTCAGGAAGGACACTCGCATGA
- a CDS encoding sugar ABC transporter ATP-binding protein, whose product MTDAPDVVLEVRQVTRSFSGVRALRGVDTAFRRGRVHALLGENGAGKSTLVRVCSGAVEADGGELWLDGGVVRFASPFVAAQEGIAVVNQEPALAEQLSVLKNIFLPRLSLRRPLGRLRSDELRDEGEQLLAELGASIDLDAPVSSLTVAERQLVELAKALATRPRLLFMDEPNSALTSGETERMLGLIGRLREQGVAVVLVTHRLREAFQVADDVTVLRDGQTVLRAPAAETSIDEVIRIMAGDAPLHEHQGPPDLPAGKVALKAEGLTVRGRFADVNLELRESEIVGLAGLVGAGRSDLAETLFGLRKPDAGRLYVNGQAVTWSGPSDAMRAGIALVPEDRKVQALFAGLSIDWNLRAASVAIGRDDRHRIAEAVRKFRVKFDSLRAPISTLSGGNQQKAVIARWMALGPRTLLLDEPTRGIDVAAKAEVHELVRRTAAEGVAILLISSELDEVLDLSHRIIVMRDGRVVTELPANAERSAVVAAAFEESLP is encoded by the coding sequence GTGACCGACGCCCCGGACGTGGTGCTCGAGGTCCGTCAGGTGACCCGGAGCTTCAGCGGTGTCCGCGCCCTGCGTGGCGTGGACACCGCCTTCCGGCGCGGTCGCGTCCACGCCTTGCTCGGGGAGAACGGCGCCGGGAAGTCGACGCTGGTGCGCGTCTGCTCGGGTGCCGTGGAAGCTGATGGGGGCGAGCTCTGGCTCGACGGGGGCGTCGTCAGGTTCGCCTCGCCCTTCGTTGCGGCGCAGGAGGGCATCGCGGTCGTGAACCAGGAGCCGGCGCTGGCCGAGCAGCTGTCGGTGCTGAAGAACATCTTCCTGCCCCGGCTCTCGCTTCGCCGTCCGCTCGGTCGACTGAGGAGCGACGAACTGCGGGACGAGGGCGAGCAGCTGCTGGCGGAGCTGGGGGCGTCCATCGATCTCGACGCCCCCGTGAGCTCGCTCACGGTGGCTGAGCGGCAGTTGGTCGAACTCGCCAAAGCGCTGGCGACCCGGCCGCGGCTGCTGTTCATGGACGAACCGAACTCGGCACTCACCTCGGGCGAGACCGAGCGGATGCTCGGGCTCATCGGTCGCCTCCGCGAGCAGGGGGTCGCCGTCGTGCTCGTGACCCACCGTCTGCGCGAGGCGTTCCAGGTGGCCGACGACGTCACGGTGCTGCGGGACGGGCAGACGGTCCTCCGGGCGCCTGCAGCCGAGACCAGCATCGACGAGGTGATCCGGATCATGGCTGGCGATGCCCCGCTGCACGAGCACCAGGGACCACCGGATCTTCCTGCGGGGAAGGTCGCCCTGAAGGCGGAAGGGCTGACCGTTCGTGGGCGGTTCGCGGACGTGAACCTCGAACTCCGGGAGTCGGAGATCGTCGGCCTCGCCGGGCTCGTGGGTGCCGGCCGGTCCGATCTTGCCGAGACGCTCTTCGGACTTCGGAAGCCCGATGCCGGACGTCTGTACGTGAACGGCCAGGCGGTCACCTGGTCCGGCCCGTCGGATGCGATGCGCGCGGGGATCGCCCTCGTCCCTGAGGACCGCAAGGTGCAAGCGCTCTTCGCCGGCCTGAGTATCGACTGGAACCTGCGGGCAGCGTCCGTCGCGATCGGACGTGATGACCGGCACCGCATCGCAGAGGCCGTCCGCAAGTTCCGCGTGAAGTTCGACTCGCTCCGTGCGCCGATCTCCACGCTCTCGGGCGGGAACCAGCAGAAGGCCGTCATCGCCCGCTGGATGGCTCTCGGACCGCGGACGCTCCTTCTGGATGAGCCGACCCGCGGTATCGATGTCGCGGCCAAGGCCGAGGTGCACGAGCTCGTCCGTCGGACGGCTGCCGAGGGTGTGGCGATCTTGCTCATCTCCAGCGAGCTCGATGAGGTGCTCGACCTGAGCCATCGGATCATCGTCATGCGCGACGGGAGGGTCGTCACGGAGTTGCCAGCCAACGCGGAGCGGTCCGCTGTCGTGGCCGCAGCCTTCGAGGAGTCCCTACCGTGA